DNA from Pseudomonas mendocina:
CCCCCAGGTGGCCCTGTAGCTTGCGGCCTACCCCCCACACCTCGCCCAAGGGTGCGTCCTTCAACAGCGCCGCCTGCTGTTCAGGCCGAGTCGCCACCACCACCCCGCTCTGGCTACGCCGCTTCGCCGCCCAGTTGGCCAGCTTGGCCAAGGTTTTCGTGGTGCTGATGCCCACACCGACAGGCATACCCGCCAGGCGTAACACCTCGGCCCGCACATGCCGGCCATAGGCGGCCAGCGGTAGGCCGAGCCCGGCCAGGTCAAGGAAGCATTCGTCGATCGAGTAAACATCAATGCGCGGCGCCATCTCACGCAGCACCGTTTGCACGCGCGCCGAGATATCGCCATACAGCGCGTAGTTGCTGCTGAATGCCTGCACCCCGTGCTCCCGCACCAGGTCGCGTATCTTGAAGTACGGTTCCCCCATGCCGATGCCCAGCGCCTTGGCCTCGTTGCTGCGGCTCACAACGCAGCCATCGTTGTTGCTCAGCACCACCATCGGCACGCTGCGCAAGTCCGGCCGGAACAGCCGCTCGCAACTCACGTAAAAGTTATTGCAGTCCACCAGGGCAAAGGTCGGCATCACACACCTGGCAGCTTATGGATGCAGTTGGTCACCACGCCGAATATCTCCAGCTCTTCACCCTCGCTCAGGTGAATATCCGGGTAGGCCGGGTTCGCCGCATGCAGCACCGGGCGCCCGCCCTGGCCGCCCAACTGCTTGCAGGTAAAGGCGCCATTCACCAGCGCCACCACCACCATGCCGACACGCGGAGCGATCGAGCGATCCACCACCACGATATCGCCGTCGAATACCCCGAGGTCGCGCATGCTGTCGCCCCGCACGCGCAGAAAGAACGTGGCCGCGGGGTGCTGCACGCACAGGTCATCCAGGCTCAGGTTGGCGTCTACATGGTCTTCAGCAGGCGAAGGGAAGCCGGCAGAAACCCGG
Protein-coding regions in this window:
- a CDS encoding LexA family transcriptional regulator, whose translation is MPLTLLGRLALPSRPLPLFLCRVSAGFPSPAEDHVDANLSLDDLCVQHPAATFFLRVRGDSMRDLGVFDGDIVVVDRSIAPRVGMVVVALVNGAFTCKQLGGQGGRPVLHAANPAYPDIHLSEGEELEIFGVVTNCIHKLPGV